The window CATCGCCAGCTTCACCGAAAGCTCCTCATCCCTCACGTCGGGTGCCGTTCTTGGCACACGGGCGTCGGCGGCCGGTCGGCTGTGAGGGCGTTCTCCCCCGATACCGGGCTGCGCGGCGCCAGTTTCCCAAACAGTACGGCCGAGCGTGGCACTCTGTGACCATCCGTCGGGATCGTCACTGATCGCCCCGAGCACCCGGCGGCGATCCCCGCACGCCACTTTGGCGGGTACGGGCATCTCATCATCTCCCGACCCGCCATCCCCGGGAAGTACCGGTTACCGCCCCGCGAACGCGCGGCCCAACAGTTCCGGACCGTCCCGTTTGACCAGTCCCGGTTGACCAATCCCGTTTGACCGGTCCGTTCGGCCGTCAACGGTGTCGCGTGGGCGCGGCTACCGGGAGCCAGCCACGACGGGCCACCGCGATGTGGTGACGTAGCGGTATGAACGAGCTCTCAACCGAGGTCATCACGATCAGCGCGTGCCTTCGGGGCGGAAGCGGCGGAAGCGGCGGAAGCGGCGGCAGCCCCACCGCGGTCGTCGTGGACGGCCGCGGGCTCGGTGACGCGGAGCTCGCGCGGATTCCCGCGCGGATGGGCACCTCACACGTCGCGGTCGTCGCCCCGCGCACCGGTGCGCGGGGCGAGCGGGGTGTCCGGTTCTTCACGGCAACGGGCGAGCTACCCGGATGCGGCCACGGAACGGTGGCGGCGATCGCCCTCCTCACCGTCCAGGAGGCGGGGCTCCCGGAGGGAGCGCAGGCAGCGACGGCCGCGGCAGCGGCCGTGGGCAAGGACTTCCAGGGCCTGCTGCGCGTGGCTGGACGGGACGTCGAGGCCACCGGCGTGCTCGCCGCCGGATCCGGCGGCGCCGTGGTGGAGGCCTGGTTCGACCAGGGTCTGGTGGACCACCGCGCCGCCACCGCCTTCGAACGCGACGCGTTCCTGGCCGCTCTCGGCCTGGAACCGGACGCGCTGCACCCCGAGGACGACGTGTCCATCGCCTCGCCCGGCCGGGAGCGCCTGATGATCCCCGTCACCGACCGCGCCGTCCTGGCCGGCATCCGGCCGGATCAGGACCGGCTGGCCGCCGAGAGCCGTCGCCATGGGCAGCTCGGCTGCTTCGTGTACGTCCCGCCGTCCCTCACCGAGCCGACCGCCGCGGCACGCATGTTCGCCCCGGCCATCGGCGTACCGGAGGACGTCGCCAACGCCAACAGCAGCGGCTGCCTGGCCGCCCATCTCCTCCTTAGCGGCCACGACTCGACCGTCGCCGTCGATCAGGGCGACGCCCTCGGACACCCATCCACCGTCCACGCCGCCGCCACCCGCACCCCGCGCGGCATCACCACCCGGGTCGGCGGCACGGCCCGCGTCCTGCCCAGCCGCTAGCTGGCCGCTGGTTCCGCGACGCCGAGGGCGAAGGTGACGCCCAGCTCGTCGGCGGTGTGGTGGATGCCGGCCGGAAGGGCGCCCTCGACGAAGCGGACGGCCAGGACCTCGTCGGCGACCGCGGCGGCGTGCTCGCGCAGCGCCAGGGCGGTCGACGCTCTTGAGGCGGTCCACCAGACGTCGATGCGGTCGGTGATCTGCAGGCCGGAGCTCTTGCGGGCGTCCTGCAGGACGCGGACGACGTCGCGGGCGAGGCCCGCGCGGGCGAGCTCGGGGGTGATCTCCAGGTCGAGCGCGACCGACAGGCCGGACTCGGAGGTGACCGCCCAGCCCTGCCTCGGCGTCTCGGTGACGATCAGCTCGTCGCCGGAGAGCTCGACCCGCTCGCCGTCGACCTCGACCTGGAGCACCCCGTCGGCCGGGAGGCCCGCGGCGGCCACTGCCGCGGCGACGACGGGCGTGCGCTTGCCGAACCGGCGGCCCAGCGCCCGGAAGTTCGGCTTGACGGTGACGTCGACGACGTCGGCGGTCGCGCCCTCGACGCCCGCGACGTTGAGCTCGTCGGCGATCTGCGCGCGCAGCTCGGCGGGCAGCGCCTCGAACGCGGCGCCGCCGACGACGGCGCGCGGCAACGGCTGGCGGGTGCGGACCGCGCTCGACGCGCGGGCCGCGCGGCCGAGCTCGACGATCCGGCGGACCAGGTCCATCTGCTCGGACAGCGTCTCGTCCACCCATTCGGCGGGCAGCTGCGGCCAGGTCGCCAGATGCACCGAGTCCGGCGCGCCCGGCGCCGCCGCGAACAGCCGCGCCCACAGCCAGTCGGTGAGGAACGGGGCGAACGGCGCCATCGCCCTCGTCACGCCGTCCAGGCAGCGGTACAGCGTGTCCAGCGCGTCCGGGTCGCCGTCCCAGAAGCGGCGCCGCGAGCGGCGGACGTACCAGTTCGACAGGTCGTCGATGAACCGGGTCAGCCGCCGGCCGGCGCGCAGCGAGTCGAAGCCCTCCAGCGCCTCGTCCACCTCGCGGACCGTCGCCGCCAGCTCCGAGAGCGCCCAGCGGTCGAGCACCGGCCGCTCGGCGGGCGCCCGGCCGGGCGCCGCCGCGGGGTCCCAGTGCGCGGCGGAGGCGTAGAGGGCGAAGAACGAGGCGGTGTTCCAGTAGGTCAGCAGGACCTTGCGGACGATGTCCTCGATCGCCTCGTGGCCGACGCGGCGGTCCGACCACGGCGAGCCGCCGGCGAGCATGAGCCAGCGGACCGCGTCCGCGCCGTGCTGCTCGAACAGCGCGAACGGGTCGAGGACGTTGCCCAGGTGCTTCGACATCTTGCGGCCCTCGGCGTCGAGCAGCAGGCCGAGGCACAGCACGGTCTCGTAGCTCGACTGGTCGAAGACCAGCGTCCCGATGGCCATCAGGGTGTAGAACCAGCCGCGGGTCTGGTCGATGGCCTCGCAGATGTACCGCGCCGGGTAGTGCTTCTCGAACTCGGCCTGGTTGCGGTGCGGGGCACCCCACTGGGCGAACGGCATCGCGCCGCTGTCGTACCAGACGTCGATCACCTCGGGCACGCGGCGCGCGGTGCCGCCGCAGCCGGCCCGCTGGCAGGGCAGCGTCACCTCGTCGACGAACGGGCGGTGCGGGTCGAGGCCGGACAGGTCGCGGCCGGTGAGCGTCGAGAGCTCGGCGAGCGAGCTGACACAGGTCAGGTGAGCGGGGTCGTTCTCGCAGCGCCAGATGGGCAGCGGGGTGCCCCAGTAGCGGTTGCGCGACAGCGCCCAGTCGACGTTGCCCCGCAGCCACTCGCCGTAGCGGCCGTGCTTGATCCGGTCCGGGTGCCAGTCGGTCTTCTCGTTCTCCTCGACGAGCCGGTCGCGGACCGCCGTCGTCCGGATGTACCAGCTCGGGAGCGGGTAGTAGATCAGCGGTGTGTGGCAGCGCCAGCAGTGCGGGTAGCTGTGCACGTAGCTGGTGCCCCGCCAGAGCAGCCCGCGGGCCGCCAGGTCGGCGGACAGCGGCGCGTCGGCGTCCTTGAAGAACATCCCGCCGACGAGCGGGACCTCGGGCAGGAACCGGCCGTTCGAGCCGATCGGGTTGACGACCGGCAGGCCGTTCGCCCGGCAGACCGCGAGGTCCTCGGCGCCGAACGCCGGCGACTGGTGGACCAGGCCGGTGCCGTCGGTGGTGGTGACGTAGTCGGCGAGCAGGACCGAGTGCGGGGCGGCGGGGGTGGCGCCGGCGGCGTGCCGGCCGACGACGCCGTCGGCGCCCGGCTCGAAGCGGGCGGCGTCGAGCAGCTCGAACGGGCGGCGGTAGCGGGTGCCGGCGAGCTGGGCGCCGGTCAGCCGGTCGACGACCTCGGCGTCCTCGGCGGCGTCTCCCAGCGCGGCCGCCAGCAGTGGCTCGGCGACGACGAGGTGCTCGCCGGCGGCGGTGCGGGCCAGGACGTAGGTGACGTCGGGGTGGGCGGCGACGGCGGTGTTGGAGACGAGCGTCCAGGGCGTGGTCGTCCAGACGAGCAGCTTGGCGTCCCGTTCCGGGGTGAAGATGCCCTCAGGCCCGGTGCCAGCCACGACCGGGAAGCGGACGTAGACCGACGGGTCGGCGACATCCTTGTAGCCCTGGGAGACCTCGTGGTCGGACAGCGGCGTCTCGTCGCGGGGGCAGTACGGCGTGACGCGGAAGTCCTCGACCAGCAGGCCCTTGTCGAAGATCTGCCCCAACGACCACCACACCGACTCGATGTAGGAGGTGTCCATCGTGCGGTAGGCGCCGTCGAGGTCGACCCAGTAGCCCATCCGCTCGGTCATCGCCGAGAAGTCGGCGACGTGGCGCAGCACCGACTCGCGGCAGCGGGCGTTGAACTCGGCGATCCCGAACTTCTCGATGTCGCTCTTGCTGGTGAAGCCGAGCTCCTTCTCCACCGCGAGTTCGACGGGAAGACCGTGGCAGTCCCAGCCGGCCTTGCGGGGAACGTGATAGCCCTTCATCGTCCGGTAGCGCGGGAAGATGTCCTTGAACACCCGCGCCTCGACGTGATGGGCGCCCGGCTTGCCGTTGGCGGTCGGTGGGCCCTCGTAGAACATCCACAGCGGCGCGTCGGCACTCGCCCGCAGCGAACGTTCGAAGACCTTGCTGTCACGCCAGCGGTCGAGCGTCTCCTGCTCGAACTCCGGCAGGTCGACCTTCGCCGGCAACGGCGCGAACACCGCCGGGCGGGCGGCGGCAGGCGCGTGAGACGTGGCGGCCGCGGTGTTGGCGGACGTGGTGGCTGGGGTGCTGGTGGGTGTGGGGGTGCTCATCGCTGTGGGGTCCCGGTCTCCGTCGGACGTGGCAGTTCCGGCGGAGGGACGACGCCACTCCATTCCCAGGGCCGCTAACGGCCTCGGGGTGGGCGGGGCACCGCGGTACCACCCTCCTTGCGCGCCGCCAGGTCTCGGACCCGCGACGGCCACTCGTTCGCGCCACGGCTGCCGGATCTACTGACGCCCCGGATCGCTTCAACGTCCCAGGAACGCGTTCTCCCGACGGCTCCGGGGTGATGTTCACGACGCGCTGGCCACCGGGCTTCCACCGTCCCCGGCTCGCTCAGTACCTGTTGGATCCAGGTACCTGTTGGATCTAGGCCGCGCCTGCCGCTACTCGTCCCCATCGACGCCTTGCCGCTGGCTTGCTGCGCCCAGCCTAGCCGAACCGCCGCCGGGCTGGCACCGGGGTTTCCCGCAAGATCACGTCGCGCGGATGGCGCTGAGCCGCCTCCCGGGGTTTCGGCGACGGTCACGTCGACGTTCCCCGGGCCGTACCCGCGCGGTCATATTCTTTGTCATGCAAAAAGTCGGCACTTTCCGGGGCAGCCCGGACGGACGCTGAGGACCGGTGAGGATGAGCACGTCGACGTGGGAGCGGTTCGCCAAGAAGCTGCGGCAGGCGAGCCAGCGGAAGTCGGTGCGGACGCCGTTCGGAGTCCGAATGTCGGACGGCTCATCGTTCCAGGTCGGTGACGGCGAGCCACGGTTCTGGCTCGAAAGCCGGGGCAGCGCCGGAGACCGGGCGCTGTCGTCGATGGACCTGTTCCAGGTGGGTGACGCGTTCATCGCCGGCGCGTTCGACATCGACGGCGACGTGGTGGCGGCCTTTGCCGCGCGCAGGGTTTTCTCCGATTTCCACCCGATCGTCTGGATCAGGCGGTTCGCGCCGCTGGCGCTCGGCGCGCGCGGCCGGCGCAAGAAGGACGACGAGGCGATCGCCGCGCACTACGACGAGGACGCCGACTTCTTCCGCACGTTCCTCGACAGCGAGTTCCGCTGCTACACGCATGGGGTCTTCACCGCGGACGCCGAGCCGCTGGAAGCCGCGATGGCGAACAAGATGCGCTACGCCTACGACGCGCTGGCGCTCAGGCCGGGGGCGCGGGTGCTCGAGGTCGGCGGCGGCTGGGGGGCGTTCCTGCAGTACGGCTCCGAGCAGGGCGCGCGGGTGACCTCCCTCACCCTGTCGAGGGCGTCCGAGATGTTCATGAACGACCTCGCCAAGGAGCGCGGTTACGAGGAGGCCACCGTCGTGCGCCAGCACCTGTTCGCCTACGAGGGCGCGGGCGAGACGTACGACGCGCTGGTGAACATGGGCGTCACCGAGCACCTGCCCGACTACGAGACGACGCTGCGCAGGTACGCCGCGCTGGTCCGCCCCGGCGGGCGGGTCTATCTGGACGCGGTGGCGATGCGCCGCAAGCACCACCTGTCCAGCTTCATGAGCCGGCACATCTACCCGGGCCGGTCGACCCCGATGGTGCTGCACGACTATCTGGCCTGCGTGGCGAGGTCAGGGCAGTTCCGGGTGCGGACCGTGATCGAGGACACCCACAACTACATGCTGACCTGCCAGGCCTGGGCGCTGCGGCTCGACGCCGCCCGTGAGCAGATCGTCGAGCGCTGGGGACAGGAGGTGTACCTGAAGTTCCGCGCCTTCCTGTGGGGCTCGACCGCCGGTTTCGTCACCGGCCAGCTGGAGGCCTACCGCGTCGTCCTCGAGCGCCTCGGCACCCCCGACCCCACCCCGTCGGCCGCCTGACCGCCTGACCGCCTCCGCCGTCAAACCGCGCGGCGGGGTTTGTGATGTCGTTCTGGCAAGCCAGGCACGCAACCCAGCCACACCTGGTGACGGCGCATCGGCGCTGCGCCAACCCAGCCACGTCATCAGCCCCGGTCCAGCCCCACCACCGCTATATGCCAGCACCCGGAACCACGTAGGGAGGGCGCTCAGCGCCCGACAGGCTGCGCCCGGGTGCGGGCGCGGAGCGTCCGGCACCGGGACAGCCGTACAGTTGACGACGTGGGAGAGGCGCCGACCAGCGAGGGCGATGTACCCGGGCCTGGCGCGCGGGGCGATGAGGAGACCTCCATCGCGCGCGCATACCTGGACTGGGGCAGGGGCCCCGATCTGGCGGCCGGGAAGGCCACCGGCGCGCACGCCGGTCAGTCCGCGCAGCCGCGGGCCGACGGTGCGCCCGGCGGGGTCACCCGGGCCGGCGATGACGGGGAGGATGGGGGCGGAGGGTCCGCCCCGCACACCACCCCGTCCCGCCGGTCGGCGGGACGGCGCCCGATCGCCGTGCTGCTCGCCACCAGCCTCGGCGTGGTCCTGCTCGACGCCATCACGAAGATCATCGTGGTGGCGAGGATGAAGCCGGGCAACCCCGTCACGCTGATCCCCGGCGTGCTCGACCTGCAGCTGACCCGCAACTCCGGCGCCGCGTTCAGCATCGCCGGCGGCGCGACGGCCCTGTTCAGCATCATCGCGGTGGCCGTGGTCGTCGTGGTCGCGCTCACCGCGCGCAAGCTCGGCTCCCTCGGCTGGGCCGTCGTCCTCGGCGCCATCGTCGGCGGCGCGGTCGGCAACCTCGTCGACCGGCTGGTACGCGCCCCCGGCCCACTACGCGGCCACGTCGTCGACTGGATCCACCTGCACCACTGGCCGATCTTCAACGTCGCCGACTCGTCGATCGTCGTCGGAGCCGTCCTCGCCGTGGTGATCTCCGCGCTCGGCATCGGCCTCGACGGCTCGCGCCTGGCCCGGCAGGGCCCGGCGGCGGACGCGGACGGTGGCACGGCGGGCGAGCCCGAGACGGACAGACCGTCCGAGCCGGCGGGCCGGGAATGACGGCGGTGCGGGCCGGCGAGCGGCGGTCCCTGCCGGTTCCGGACGGGCTCGACGGCCTGCGCCTGGACGCGGCGCTCGCGCGGATGTTCGGCCTGTCGCGGACGGTGGCCGCGGCGCTGGTCGCCGACGGGCAGGTCAGCGTCGACGGCCAGATGCCCGGCCGGTCGGACCGGGTCCGCGGCGGCGCCTGGTTGGAGGTCGAGCTGCCGCCCCCGCCGGGCCCGGCCGTCGAGGCCGCGCCGACGCCGGTCGAGGGCCTGACGGTCCTGCATGACGACGACGACATCATCGTGATCGACAAGCCGGTCGGCGTCGCCGCCCACCCGGCGCCCGGATACACCGGCCCGACCGTGATCGGGGCGCTGGCCGCCGCCGGCTACCGGGTCTCCACCTCCGGTGCCTCCGAGCGCCAAGGGGTCGTGCACCGCCTCGACGTCGGCACGACCGGGGTCATGGTCGTCGCGAAGAGCGAGCTGGCCTACACGGCGCTCAAGCGGGCGTTCCGCGAGCGGACCGTCGACAAGCGCTACCGCGCGGTGGTCCAGGGCCACCCCGACCCGCTGCGCGGCACGATCGACGCCCCGATCGACCGGCACCCCCGCAAGCCCGGGCTGTTCGCCGTCGTCGCGGACGGCAAGCCAAGCGTCACCCACTACGACACCGACGAGGCGTTTCGGGCGGCGTCGCTGCTGATCATTCGGCTCGAGACCGGGCGAACCCACCAGATCCGGGTGCATCTCTCCGCGTTGCGCCACCCGTGCGTCGGCGACCTGGCCTACGGCGCCGACCCGACGCTCGCCGAGAAGCTCGGCCTGCGCCGGCAGTGGCTGCACGCCTTCGAGCTCT of the Pseudofrankia saprophytica genome contains:
- the ileS gene encoding isoleucine--tRNA ligase produces the protein MSTPTPTSTPATTSANTAAATSHAPAAARPAVFAPLPAKVDLPEFEQETLDRWRDSKVFERSLRASADAPLWMFYEGPPTANGKPGAHHVEARVFKDIFPRYRTMKGYHVPRKAGWDCHGLPVELAVEKELGFTSKSDIEKFGIAEFNARCRESVLRHVADFSAMTERMGYWVDLDGAYRTMDTSYIESVWWSLGQIFDKGLLVEDFRVTPYCPRDETPLSDHEVSQGYKDVADPSVYVRFPVVAGTGPEGIFTPERDAKLLVWTTTPWTLVSNTAVAAHPDVTYVLARTAAGEHLVVAEPLLAAALGDAAEDAEVVDRLTGAQLAGTRYRRPFELLDAARFEPGADGVVGRHAAGATPAAPHSVLLADYVTTTDGTGLVHQSPAFGAEDLAVCRANGLPVVNPIGSNGRFLPEVPLVGGMFFKDADAPLSADLAARGLLWRGTSYVHSYPHCWRCHTPLIYYPLPSWYIRTTAVRDRLVEENEKTDWHPDRIKHGRYGEWLRGNVDWALSRNRYWGTPLPIWRCENDPAHLTCVSSLAELSTLTGRDLSGLDPHRPFVDEVTLPCQRAGCGGTARRVPEVIDVWYDSGAMPFAQWGAPHRNQAEFEKHYPARYICEAIDQTRGWFYTLMAIGTLVFDQSSYETVLCLGLLLDAEGRKMSKHLGNVLDPFALFEQHGADAVRWLMLAGGSPWSDRRVGHEAIEDIVRKVLLTYWNTASFFALYASAAHWDPAAAPGRAPAERPVLDRWALSELAATVREVDEALEGFDSLRAGRRLTRFIDDLSNWYVRRSRRRFWDGDPDALDTLYRCLDGVTRAMAPFAPFLTDWLWARLFAAAPGAPDSVHLATWPQLPAEWVDETLSEQMDLVRRIVELGRAARASSAVRTRQPLPRAVVGGAAFEALPAELRAQIADELNVAGVEGATADVVDVTVKPNFRALGRRFGKRTPVVAAAVAAAGLPADGVLQVEVDGERVELSGDELIVTETPRQGWAVTSESGLSVALDLEITPELARAGLARDVVRVLQDARKSSGLQITDRIDVWWTASRASTALALREHAAAVADEVLAVRFVEGALPAGIHHTADELGVTFALGVAEPAAS
- a CDS encoding PhzF family phenazine biosynthesis protein — translated: MNELSTEVITISACLRGGSGGSGGSGGSPTAVVVDGRGLGDAELARIPARMGTSHVAVVAPRTGARGERGVRFFTATGELPGCGHGTVAAIALLTVQEAGLPEGAQAATAAAAAVGKDFQGLLRVAGRDVEATGVLAAGSGGAVVEAWFDQGLVDHRAATAFERDAFLAALGLEPDALHPEDDVSIASPGRERLMIPVTDRAVLAGIRPDQDRLAAESRRHGQLGCFVYVPPSLTEPTAAARMFAPAIGVPEDVANANSSGCLAAHLLLSGHDSTVAVDQGDALGHPSTVHAAATRTPRGITTRVGGTARVLPSR
- the lspA gene encoding signal peptidase II; translated protein: MGEAPTSEGDVPGPGARGDEETSIARAYLDWGRGPDLAAGKATGAHAGQSAQPRADGAPGGVTRAGDDGEDGGGGSAPHTTPSRRSAGRRPIAVLLATSLGVVLLDAITKIIVVARMKPGNPVTLIPGVLDLQLTRNSGAAFSIAGGATALFSIIAVAVVVVVALTARKLGSLGWAVVLGAIVGGAVGNLVDRLVRAPGPLRGHVVDWIHLHHWPIFNVADSSIVVGAVLAVVISALGIGLDGSRLARQGPAADADGGTAGEPETDRPSEPAGRE
- a CDS encoding class I SAM-dependent methyltransferase, with translation MSTSTWERFAKKLRQASQRKSVRTPFGVRMSDGSSFQVGDGEPRFWLESRGSAGDRALSSMDLFQVGDAFIAGAFDIDGDVVAAFAARRVFSDFHPIVWIRRFAPLALGARGRRKKDDEAIAAHYDEDADFFRTFLDSEFRCYTHGVFTADAEPLEAAMANKMRYAYDALALRPGARVLEVGGGWGAFLQYGSEQGARVTSLTLSRASEMFMNDLAKERGYEEATVVRQHLFAYEGAGETYDALVNMGVTEHLPDYETTLRRYAALVRPGGRVYLDAVAMRRKHHLSSFMSRHIYPGRSTPMVLHDYLACVARSGQFRVRTVIEDTHNYMLTCQAWALRLDAAREQIVERWGQEVYLKFRAFLWGSTAGFVTGQLEAYRVVLERLGTPDPTPSAA
- a CDS encoding RluA family pseudouridine synthase; this translates as MTAVRAGERRSLPVPDGLDGLRLDAALARMFGLSRTVAAALVADGQVSVDGQMPGRSDRVRGGAWLEVELPPPPGPAVEAAPTPVEGLTVLHDDDDIIVIDKPVGVAAHPAPGYTGPTVIGALAAAGYRVSTSGASERQGVVHRLDVGTTGVMVVAKSELAYTALKRAFRERTVDKRYRAVVQGHPDPLRGTIDAPIDRHPRKPGLFAVVADGKPSVTHYDTDEAFRAASLLIIRLETGRTHQIRVHLSALRHPCVGDLAYGADPTLAEKLGLRRQWLHAFELSFEHPADGRPVTFTSPDPPDLAEALERLRAMS